The Rhopalosiphum maidis isolate BTI-1 chromosome 1, ASM367621v3, whole genome shotgun sequence genome has a segment encoding these proteins:
- the LOC113549990 gene encoding uncharacterized protein LOC113549990, with protein MHFKSRRKKRLLKCISLQAPLMAITAPIEKTLSTAVLSMKKEDDKSTATTALIFNKNIQSKCLDEHSTAPRINMIQAFQKLKESFPKNKCFITELIMLERYRNMGDLVIKNIDHE; from the coding sequence atgcattttaaatcgcGAAGAAAAAAGcgattattaaaatgcatatctTTACAAGCGCCGCTGATGGCAATTACAGCACCAATAGAAAAAACCTTGTCAACTGCAGTGTTGTCGATGAAGAAAGAGGATGATAAATCCACTGCGACTActgcattaatatttaataaaaatattcaatcaaaATGTCTAGATGAACATTCAACTGCACCGAGAATAAACATGATCCAAGCTTTTCAGAAACTCAAAGAAAGTTTTCCTAAAAATAAGTGTTTTATCACAGAATTAATAATGTTGGAACGCTATCGTAATATGGGAGatcttgttataaaaaatatagatcatGAATAG